One Pectinophora gossypiella chromosome 9, ilPecGoss1.1, whole genome shotgun sequence genomic region harbors:
- the LOC126369810 gene encoding alpha-(1,3)-fucosyltransferase 10-like, with amino-acid sequence MNRFPLPRDPKTIWGLLQDESPKTRLMFVLEKALNLFNLSATFSRHSDVPLPLMALRGIESITSTLYFVETGKKNTFLAEIAPVIFLQSNCIASSGRDEFVTDLMKYIQVDSYGICLHNKDLPLHRMYLHFKTYIDHLYGQELLIFMARYKFIIAIENGICSDYMTEKLWRAIEIGVVPIYYGSPLVRDWLPNNKSAILVEDFATPELLSQHLHYLLQNDTAYEEYLKHKTLGDITNQKLIDELTIRPYQTSLSKVIHEFECFVCQRLHDKKETSVNIVTKKHYDCMLPTQLTRSVNNSDSKEFLEVIYNTYMFNVRRKIDNLYEEILDPDKTPRCSNTSWDW; translated from the coding sequence ATGAATAGGTTTCCACTACCAAGGGATCCTAAAACTATCTGGGGATTGCTTCAAGACGAATCGCCAAAGACGAGATTGATGTTTGTGTTGGAGAAAGCATTGAATTTGTTTAACCTCTCAGCCACTTTTAGCAGACATAGTGACGTACCCTTGCCATTGATGGCACTTAGAGGAATAGAATCTATAACTTCTACACTGTACTTTGTTGAAACGGGAAAAAAGAACACTTTCCTCGCTGAAATAGCTCCCGTCATATTTTTGCAATCAAACTGCATAGCTTCTAGTGGCAGAGATGAATTTGTAACTGATCTTATGAAATACATCCAAGTGGACTCCTATGGCATTTGCCTTCATAACAAAGATTTACCTTTACATAGAATGTATTTACACTTTAAAACGTACATAGATCACCTGTATGGTCAGGAACTGCTAATATTTATGGCAAGGTATAAATTTATCATTGCAATAGAGAATGGGATTTGTAGTGATTACATGACGGAAAAGCTCTGGCGTGCTATAGAAATAGGAGTCGTACCCATATATTACGGTTCACCTTTGGTTAGAGACTGGCTACCTAACAACAAGTCAGCTATCCTTGTAGAAGATTTTGCTACGCCTGAACTACTCAGCCAACACCTACACTATCTTCTACAGAACGATACTGCGTATGAAGAGTATCTTAAGCACAAAACTCTAGGTGATATTACAAATCAGAAACTAATCGATGAATTAACTATAAGACCATATCAAACAAGTCTCAGTAAAGTAATTCATGAATTTGAGTGTTTTGTGTGTCAGAGGCTTCACGATAAGAAAGAAACTTCTGTCAATATAGTGACGAAAAAACATTACGATTGTATGCTGCCTACGCAGTTAACACGGTCTGTAAATAATTCGGATAGCAAAGAATTCTTAGAAGTCATATACAACACGTACATGTTTAATGTCAGAAGAAAGATAGATAATTTATATGAAGAGATTCTGGATCCTGATAAgacaccacgttgctccaataCCAGCTGGGATTGGTGA
- the LOC126369808 gene encoding alpha-(1,3)-fucosyltransferase 10-like → MNPFNNNLVDVAIEVKANKTVKLVPAIVWYTPNIWWISLNRRIKCNLSSPVECNVVRIQSQPEHPEAYLFYAADINRFPLPRDPNIIWGLLHDESPINRMMFFYEKALNLFNYSATFSRYSDVPLPLMTLRDLDSITSTLYFVDTQTKNVNIDELAPVLYIQSNCFTATERDLYVEELMKYIKVDAYGHCLHNKELPLHPMYVNPISKKDSYSYRYHLYGQELLTFMGKYKFVIAIENGICNDYVTEKFWRTIEVGAVPIYYGSPLIRDWFPNNKSAILIEDFATPELLSQHLHYLLENDTAYEEYLVHKTLGVIGNQKLINEITVRPYQSKLENVVKQFECFVCERIHEKRTNPAVVTKKHFNCPVPKSVLTRTENRDSIWIQFMNGARIDVDRLYEEIGSTNHTPRCSNTSWW, encoded by the coding sequence ATGAAtccttttaataataatttagtcgATGTAGCTATCGAAGTCAAAGCAAATAAAACTGTCAAGCTTGTTCCTGCTATAGTTTGGTACACTCCAAACATCTGGTGGATATCTCTCAATCGAAGAATAAAATGCAATTTATCAAGTCCTGTAGAGTGTAATGTAGTAAGAATACAAAGTCAACCAGAGCACCCCGAAGCATACTTGTTCTACGCTGCCGATATCAATAGATTTCCACTTCCAAGAGATCCGAATATAATTTGGGGACTGCTGCATGACGAATCGCCTATCAACAGAATGATGTTCTTCTATGAAAAAgccctgaatctgtttaattaTTCAGCCACCTTCAGTAGATACAGCGACGTGCCTTTACCATTGATGACGTTAAGGGATTTAGATTCCATAACATCAACGCTATACTTCGTTGACACACAAACAAAGAATGTTAATATCGACGAACTAGCTCCTGTGTTGTACATACAATCCAATTGCTTCACTGCTACTGAAAGAGATTTGTATGTAGAAGAACTAATGAAATATATTAAGGTTGACGCTTACGGTCATTGTCTTCACAATAAAGAGCTACCTTTACATCCCATGTATGTAAACCCTATATCAAAAAAAGACTCGTATTCGTATAGGTATCATTTGTACGGTCAAGAGCTTCTGACTTTTATGGGGAAATACAAGTTTGTGATAGCAATAGAAAATGGAATCTGCAACGACTACGTAACAGAGAAGTTCTGGCGAACAATAGAAGTTGGCGCAGTGCCTATCTACTACGGCTCCCCTCTCATCAGGGACTGGTTTCCTAACAACAAATCAGCCATATTGATAGAGGATTTTGCCACACCGGAGCTGCTCAGCCAACACCTACACTACCTTCTAGAAAACGACACGGCATACGAAGAATATCTCGTACACAAAACTTTAGGAGTTATAGGAAATCAGAAACTAATCAATGAAATAACAGTTAGACCATATCAAAGTAAGCTTGAAAATGTTGTAAAACAGTTTGAATGTTTTGTGTGCGAAAGGATTCACGAAAAACGAACTAATCCTGCTGTAGTGACAAAGAAACACTTCAACTGCCCTGTTCCAAAATCGGTGTTGACAAGAACTGAAAATCGGGATAGTATTTGGATCCAGTTTATGAATGGAGCGAGAATAGATGTAGATCGATTATATGAGGAGATTGGATCAACAAATCATACGCCACGTTGTTCCAATACTAGTTGGTGGTAG
- the LOC126369809 gene encoding alpha-(1,3)-fucosyltransferase 10-like: protein MTKPKKLVHNIGQPAQIEECPIKDTGVIKETTKWKALFRDYHIIEKHFASFIAVAMLISLIMFGLVNPDSPLYYNSAICSTKNISIKKPQRTPAIVWYTPNVWWIPLTRRIQCFNRSKSFECDVFRKQSQPNDPDAYLFYAADIDKFPLPRNPKKIWALLHDESPINRLMFLYEKSLNLFNFSATFSRYSDIPMPLMALRGLDSLTSTQYFVNTTMKNIFLTDIAPVMYMQSNCFSTTERDSYVEKLMEYINVDSYGYCINNNILPLHRRYISLKTYRDHQFGEELLSFMARYKFIMTIENGVCNDYVTEKIWRAIEIGSVPIYYGSPLIRDWLPNNKSAILLEDFPTPELLSRHLQHLLIDDMAYEAYLEHKTLGLVTNQNLINEITERPFQTNLGNVAKKLECFVCEKILDKKSNSVNIVTKNHYDCPAPTSALTLSVNPNNKVWLRFNEDGIRRLDRIYEEIQDPDQTPRSSNTSWWLIYA, encoded by the coding sequence ATGACCAAACCGAAGAAACTAGTCCACAATATTGGACAACCAGCCCAGATAGAAGAATGTCCTATTAAAGATACTGGagtaataaaagaaacaacaaaatGGAAAGCTTTATTTAGAGACTATCATATAATTGAAAAACATTTCGCGTCTTTCATAGCTGTAGCAATGTTAATTTCATTAATAATGTTTGGATTAGTGAATCCTGATTCGCCTCTATATTACAATAGTGCAATTTGCTCaaccaaaaatatttcaatcaaaAAACCTCAAAGAACTCCCGCTATAGTCTGGTACACTCCTAACGTATGGTGGATACCTCTGACAAGGAGAATTCAATGTTTCAATAGATCTAAAAGCTTCGAATGTGATGTATTTCGCAAACAAAGCCAACCAAACGATCCAGACGCATACTTGTTTTACGCTGCTGATATAGACAAATTCCCGCTACCTAGAAACCCTAAAAAGATTTGGGCCTTACTACATGATGAATCACCCATCAACAGATTGATGTTTTTGTATGAGAAGTCCTTGAACTTGTTCAATTTTTCCGCCACATTCAGCAGATATAGTGATATACCAATGCCTCTCATGGCGTTAAGAGGATTGGATTCTCTAACATCTACTCAATATTTTGTAAACACAACGATGAAGAACATCTTTCTGACCGATATTGCTCCCGTTATGTACATGCAGTCAAACTGTTTCTCTACTACTGAGAGAGATTCATACGTAGAGAAGCTAATGGAGTACATCAATGTAGATTCTTACGGCTactgtattaataataatatattgccCCTTCACAGGCGCTATATAAGTCTTAAAACGTACAGAGACCATCAATTTGGTGAAGAATTGCTTAGTTTCATGGCACGATATAAGTTTATAATGACTATAGAAAATGGGGTTTGCAACGACTATGTCACGGAGAAGATTTGGCGTGCGATAGAAATTGGCTCAGTACCTATCTACTACGGGTCACCGTTGATAAGGGATTGGCTGCCAAACAACAAATCAGCTATACTGCTTGAAGATTTCCCTACGCCGGAGCTGCTCAGTCGTCACCTACAACACCTGTTAATAGATGACATGGCATATGAAGCGTACCTAGAGCATAAAACTTTAGGACTTGTCACAAACCAGAATCTAATCAATGAAATTACGGAACGACCTTTTCAAACTAATCTAGGAAACGTAGCGAAGAAGCTCGAATGTTTTGTATGTGAAAAAATTCTTGACAAAAAGAGCAATTCTGtaaatatagtgactaagaatCATTACGATTGCCCTGCACCTACGTCAGCTTTAACATTATCTGTAAATCCAAATAATAAAGTATGGCTTAGATTTAATGAAGACGGTATAAGAAGATTGGACAGAATATATGAAGAAATTCAAGATCCCGATCAAACACCACGTAGCTCTAATACTAGTTGGTGGCTTATCTACGCTTGA